The following coding sequences are from one Homalodisca vitripennis isolate AUS2020 chromosome 7, UT_GWSS_2.1, whole genome shotgun sequence window:
- the LOC124365882 gene encoding neuroendocrine convertase 1-like isoform X2 produces the protein MVWAVCAVVLLCTMSATASSPGPEGDREKEYTNMWIAEIHGGEHVARRVARDLGYNYGGQADVFEDHYVLTRDDHPEVSKRSSIHLTRSLQDVDEVKWAEQQAVVVRSKRGFIPRPPEEEEDEQQSEPRTSRHQDLMKLLNSIYGGKLGNTKPNTAAHSKTSTNSKPHSTKTTGSKLGTFSTKPSSTSLNTYKGVTKHVECLSSKTSAYQSMFNDPLWPNEWYIQDYRTQDMPVMDLNVVPVYKMGITGKSVTIAVVDDGVEHGHPDMIGNFVESLSYDMGSDKPGSTPDPSTSHPNSHGTKCAGEIAMVANNNKCGVGIAYNSKIAGIKVLGKRSVDYVEAKGLIYRLDKFDIYSNSWGPSDDAMTMEKVGRMSALSFEKGSTQGRQGKGAIYVFAGGNGRHLTDNCACDGLVNNVYTIAIASVSQRGKIVYYSESCTAIFAAAYSGGNSYDEKVATIDLNGKCTTSFSGTSAAAPLATGIIALALDANPKLTYRDVMHLITMSAEVAPLADNGDIWYKNGRGFWVSNDFGFGLLNGENMVNLAKTWKNVPKKNTCIVSVKLDNPQYITVGETANIEFQTVACQDTKNDAVHYLEQVEVTSTVQYPYRGALSMTLKSPAGTKSTLLQTRPKDSNKDGLKEWTIKTLHNWGENPKGKWEIEVKANALTGVRAASGYVLEFTISFHGTKDMPAHYSQRRKYSGFRLSNGKTSEV, from the exons ATGGTGTGGGCAGTTTGTGCGGTGGTTTTGCTCTGCACGATGTCCGCGACGGCATCCTCCCCAGGACCCGAGGGCGACAGGGAGAAGGAATATACGAACATGTGGATAGCCGAGATCCACGGAGGCGAGCATGTGGCTAGACGGGTAGCAAGAGACCTAGGGTACAACTACGGTGGTCAG GCAGACGTGTTCGAGGACCACTACGTGCTGACCCGGGACGACCATCCTGAAGTGTCAAAACGAAGTAGCATTCACCTTACCCGAAGTCTGCAAGACGTGGACGAA GTGAAATGGGCTGAACAACAAGCGGTGGTGGTTCGAAGCAAGCGAGGGTTCATACCCAGACCTccagaggaagaagaagatgAGCAGCAGTCAGAGCCAAGGACATCAAGACATCAAGATCTGATGAAGCTGCTGAACAGCATTTACGGTGGCAAGTTGGGCAATACAAAACCCAACACAGCG GCCCACTCGAAGACAAGCACCAACAGTAAACCACACAGTACCAAGACCACTGGAAGCAAGCTGGGCACATTCTCTACCAAACCAAGTTCAACTAGTCTTAACACGTACAAGGGCGTAACAAAACACGTTGAGTGTCTCAGCTCCAAGACCAGTGCCTACCAGTCAATGTTCAACGACCCTCTCTGGCCTAATGAGTGGTACATT CAAGATTACCGCACTCAGGACATGCCAGTCATGGACCTCAACGTAGTACCTGTCTACAAGATGGGAATCACCGGCAAAAGCGTGACTATAGCTGTTGTAGATGACGGGGTGGAACATGGACATCCTGATATGATTGGCAATTTT GTGGAAAGTCTCAGTTATGACATGGGCAGTGACAAGCCTGGCTCTACTCCAGATCCCTCCACTTCTCATCCCAACTCCCATGGTACCAAATGCGCTGGAGAGATTGCTATGGTCGCTAATAATAACAAATGCGGAGTTGGTATTGCTTACAACTCCAAAATTGCAG GTATCAAAGTGTTGGGAAAGCGATCTGTGGATTATGTGGAAGCGAAGGGTCTTATTTATAGATTGGATAAGTTCGACATCTACTCAAACTCATGGGGGCCCTCAGACGATGCGATGACAATGGAGAAAGTGGGCCGAATGTCTGCTCTCTCGTTTGAGAAAGGAAGTACTCAG GGACGTCAGGGCAAAGGGGCGATATACGTGTTTGCAGGCGGGAACGGAAGGCACTTGACTGACAACTGTGCTTGTGATGGCTTGGTAAACAACGTTTATACCATTGCCATTGCCAGCGTCTCCCAGAGGGGAAAGATCGTGTATTACAGCGAGAGCTGCACAGCCATCTTCGCTGCAGCTTACTCTGGTGGCAACAGCTACGATGAGAAAGTT GCCACTATTGATCTGAATGGAAAATGTACAACCTCGTTCAGTGGAACATCTGCTGCAGCTCCGCTTGCCACCGGAATCATTGCGCTCgcactggacgcgaa CCCCAAGCTGACATATCGAGATGTGATGCACCTTATCACGATGAGTGCTGAAGTAGCGCCCCTGGCTGATAACGGAGATATCTGGTACAAGAACGGGCGAGGTTTCTGGGTCAGCAATGACTTTGGGTTTGGCCTGCTAAATGGAGAAAACATGGTAAATCTGGCCAAAACCTGGAAGAACGTGCCTAAGAAGAACACCTGCATTGTCAGTGTAAAACTGGA TAACCCGCAGTATATCACAGTTGGAGAGACAGCCAACATAGAGTTTCAGACAGTGGCTTGTCAGGACACGAAAAATGACGCTGTCCACTATCTGGAGCAGGTGGAGGTGACTTCCACCGTGCAGTACCCTTACCGAGGAGCTCTTTCTATGACCCTCAAGTCACCTGCAg GAACCAAGAGCACTCTCTTACAGACAAGACCTAAAGATAGCAACAAGGACGGGTTGAAGGAATGGACAATTAAGACCCTACACAACTGGGGAGAGAACCCTAAGGGAAAGTGGGAAATCGAAGTGAAAGCTAAC GCCCTGACCGGTGTTAGAGCTGCCAGTGGGTACGTTCTCGAGTTCACCATCTCATTCCATGGAACCAAGGACATGCCAGCCCACTACTCACAGCGCAGGAAATATTCAGGATTCAGGCTCTCCAATGGCAAGACTAGCGAGGTATAG
- the LOC124365882 gene encoding neuroendocrine convertase 1-like isoform X1: MVWAVCAVVLLCTMSATASSPGPEGDREKEYTNMWIAEIHGGEHVARRVARDLGYNYGGQADVFEDHYVLTRDDHPEVSKRSSIHLTRSLQDVDEVKWAEQQAVVVRSKRGFIPRPPEEEEDEQQSEPRTSRHQDLMKLLNSIYGGKLGNTKPNTAAHSKTSTNSKPHSTKTTGSKLGTFSTKPSSTSLNTYKGVTKHVECLSSKTSAYQSMFNDPLWPNEWYIQDYRTQDMPVMDLNVVPVYKMGITGKSVTIAVVDDGVEHGHPDMIGNFVESLSYDMGSDKPGSTPDPSTSHPNSHGTKCAGEIAMVANNNKCGVGIAYNSKIAGIKVLGKRSVDYVEAKGLIYRLDKFDIYSNSWGPSDDAMTMEKVGRMSALSFEKGSTQGRQGKGAIYVFAGGNGRHLTDNCACDGLVNNVYTIAIASVSQRGKIVYYSESCTAIFAAAYSGGNSYDEKVATIDLNGKCTTSFSGTSAAAPLATGIIALALDANPKLTYRDVMHLITMSAEVAPLADNGDIWYKNGRGFWVSNDFGFGLLNGENMVNLAKTWKNVPKKNTCIVSVKLDNPQYITVGETANIEFQTVACQDTKNDAVHYLEQVEVTSTVQYPYRGALSMTLKSPAGTKSTLLQTRPKDSNKDGLKEWTIKTLHNWGENPKGKWEIEVKANALTGVRAASGYVLEFTISFHGTKDMPAHYSQRRKYSGFRLSNGKTSELLLRMILQYVLEMLGHFI, from the exons ATGGTGTGGGCAGTTTGTGCGGTGGTTTTGCTCTGCACGATGTCCGCGACGGCATCCTCCCCAGGACCCGAGGGCGACAGGGAGAAGGAATATACGAACATGTGGATAGCCGAGATCCACGGAGGCGAGCATGTGGCTAGACGGGTAGCAAGAGACCTAGGGTACAACTACGGTGGTCAG GCAGACGTGTTCGAGGACCACTACGTGCTGACCCGGGACGACCATCCTGAAGTGTCAAAACGAAGTAGCATTCACCTTACCCGAAGTCTGCAAGACGTGGACGAA GTGAAATGGGCTGAACAACAAGCGGTGGTGGTTCGAAGCAAGCGAGGGTTCATACCCAGACCTccagaggaagaagaagatgAGCAGCAGTCAGAGCCAAGGACATCAAGACATCAAGATCTGATGAAGCTGCTGAACAGCATTTACGGTGGCAAGTTGGGCAATACAAAACCCAACACAGCG GCCCACTCGAAGACAAGCACCAACAGTAAACCACACAGTACCAAGACCACTGGAAGCAAGCTGGGCACATTCTCTACCAAACCAAGTTCAACTAGTCTTAACACGTACAAGGGCGTAACAAAACACGTTGAGTGTCTCAGCTCCAAGACCAGTGCCTACCAGTCAATGTTCAACGACCCTCTCTGGCCTAATGAGTGGTACATT CAAGATTACCGCACTCAGGACATGCCAGTCATGGACCTCAACGTAGTACCTGTCTACAAGATGGGAATCACCGGCAAAAGCGTGACTATAGCTGTTGTAGATGACGGGGTGGAACATGGACATCCTGATATGATTGGCAATTTT GTGGAAAGTCTCAGTTATGACATGGGCAGTGACAAGCCTGGCTCTACTCCAGATCCCTCCACTTCTCATCCCAACTCCCATGGTACCAAATGCGCTGGAGAGATTGCTATGGTCGCTAATAATAACAAATGCGGAGTTGGTATTGCTTACAACTCCAAAATTGCAG GTATCAAAGTGTTGGGAAAGCGATCTGTGGATTATGTGGAAGCGAAGGGTCTTATTTATAGATTGGATAAGTTCGACATCTACTCAAACTCATGGGGGCCCTCAGACGATGCGATGACAATGGAGAAAGTGGGCCGAATGTCTGCTCTCTCGTTTGAGAAAGGAAGTACTCAG GGACGTCAGGGCAAAGGGGCGATATACGTGTTTGCAGGCGGGAACGGAAGGCACTTGACTGACAACTGTGCTTGTGATGGCTTGGTAAACAACGTTTATACCATTGCCATTGCCAGCGTCTCCCAGAGGGGAAAGATCGTGTATTACAGCGAGAGCTGCACAGCCATCTTCGCTGCAGCTTACTCTGGTGGCAACAGCTACGATGAGAAAGTT GCCACTATTGATCTGAATGGAAAATGTACAACCTCGTTCAGTGGAACATCTGCTGCAGCTCCGCTTGCCACCGGAATCATTGCGCTCgcactggacgcgaa CCCCAAGCTGACATATCGAGATGTGATGCACCTTATCACGATGAGTGCTGAAGTAGCGCCCCTGGCTGATAACGGAGATATCTGGTACAAGAACGGGCGAGGTTTCTGGGTCAGCAATGACTTTGGGTTTGGCCTGCTAAATGGAGAAAACATGGTAAATCTGGCCAAAACCTGGAAGAACGTGCCTAAGAAGAACACCTGCATTGTCAGTGTAAAACTGGA TAACCCGCAGTATATCACAGTTGGAGAGACAGCCAACATAGAGTTTCAGACAGTGGCTTGTCAGGACACGAAAAATGACGCTGTCCACTATCTGGAGCAGGTGGAGGTGACTTCCACCGTGCAGTACCCTTACCGAGGAGCTCTTTCTATGACCCTCAAGTCACCTGCAg GAACCAAGAGCACTCTCTTACAGACAAGACCTAAAGATAGCAACAAGGACGGGTTGAAGGAATGGACAATTAAGACCCTACACAACTGGGGAGAGAACCCTAAGGGAAAGTGGGAAATCGAAGTGAAAGCTAAC GCCCTGACCGGTGTTAGAGCTGCCAGTGGGTACGTTCTCGAGTTCACCATCTCATTCCATGGAACCAAGGACATGCCAGCCCACTACTCACAGCGCAGGAAATATTCAGGATTCAGGCTCTCCAATGGCAAGACTAGCGAG